A region of Paraburkholderia largidicola DNA encodes the following proteins:
- a CDS encoding LysR substrate-binding domain-containing protein gives MRDFDSSLLRAFVTVAETGGVSTAAVRLARTQAAVSMQLRRLEDDIGQRLLDRSPRGVRLTDAGHRLLPYAHAILGAGEDARRALEVGDVAGTVRLGMLEDVAVGRLPRALRRFSAAHPQVALEIVVDASAALSQRLNDGALDVLVGDPAMVDATPLVAWTQPLFWVGARGYLADPQSPLPLVAFGGTCLWQQQVMTVLRRAGIAWRVVCTSTSLPAVQSAVEAGLGVSVLLDGNIRYDTMRVLGAADGLPEPPAADLGLFVRQAAGAQEAAVDALQRFLCEALDLDFIERTSRAPRR, from the coding sequence ATGCGTGACTTCGACAGTAGCCTTCTCAGAGCCTTTGTGACGGTCGCCGAAACGGGCGGGGTCAGCACGGCGGCCGTGCGTCTTGCACGCACGCAGGCGGCCGTCAGCATGCAGTTGCGGCGGCTGGAGGACGACATTGGCCAGCGGCTGCTCGACCGCTCGCCGCGCGGCGTGCGGTTGACGGACGCCGGGCACCGGCTGCTGCCGTATGCCCATGCGATTCTCGGCGCGGGCGAAGACGCCCGGCGCGCGCTCGAAGTCGGCGACGTGGCGGGCACCGTGCGCCTCGGCATGCTCGAAGACGTGGCCGTGGGCCGCCTGCCGCGCGCGTTGCGGCGCTTTTCGGCGGCGCATCCGCAGGTCGCGCTGGAGATCGTGGTCGATGCGAGCGCGGCGCTGTCGCAACGGCTCAACGACGGCGCGCTCGATGTGCTCGTCGGCGATCCCGCGATGGTCGACGCGACGCCGCTCGTCGCGTGGACGCAGCCGCTCTTCTGGGTCGGCGCGCGCGGCTATCTTGCCGACCCGCAGTCGCCGTTGCCGCTCGTTGCATTCGGCGGTACGTGTCTGTGGCAGCAGCAGGTGATGACGGTGCTGCGGCGCGCGGGCATCGCGTGGCGCGTTGTCTGCACGAGCACGAGCCTGCCCGCTGTGCAGTCGGCCGTCGAGGCGGGGTTGGGCGTGTCGGTGCTGCTCGACGGCAATATCCGTTACGACACGATGCGCGTGCTCGGCGCCGCCGACGGCCTGCCCGAACCGCCCGCCGCCGACCTCGGCCTGTTCGTGCGGCAGGCGGCAGGCGCGCAGGAAGCAGCCGTCGATGCCTTGCAGCGCTTTCTCTGCGAAGCGCTCGATCTCGACTTCATCGAACGCACGTCTAGAGCGCCACGACGGTGA
- a CDS encoding EamA family transporter: protein MKNSTLAEPLPFDTAPPSSAPKRHVGMAALLGLLSMSCVQFGAALSAPTMAAFGAFSTTWLRLAWAAVILALVVRPKLRSYSRAHWIAAGVLGVAMAGMTLCFFSAIERIPLGLAVAIDFLGPLTVATLGVRRLRALLWPLLAVAGVLLLAHDRSGWIGEPVGMLLAVGAACGWGSYIVLMKKTGALFDGLEGLSVSLIAAALVATPFGLVEHGLHIAPMQFAATAGLAVLVPLLPYALEMIALRHMPAASFGILMSVEPAIGAAAGFIVLHQPMTALQLAGTLFVVSASVGVIVTSK, encoded by the coding sequence ATGAAAAATTCCACGCTCGCCGAACCGCTTCCCTTTGATACCGCGCCGCCGTCGAGCGCGCCGAAGCGCCATGTCGGCATGGCTGCGCTGCTCGGTCTGCTGTCGATGTCGTGCGTGCAGTTCGGCGCCGCCCTTTCCGCGCCGACGATGGCCGCATTCGGCGCGTTCAGCACGACATGGCTGCGGCTCGCGTGGGCCGCCGTGATTCTTGCGCTGGTCGTGCGTCCGAAGCTGCGCAGCTACTCGCGCGCGCACTGGATCGCGGCGGGCGTGCTCGGCGTGGCGATGGCGGGCATGACGCTATGTTTTTTCTCGGCGATCGAGCGCATTCCGCTCGGCCTCGCCGTCGCGATCGACTTTCTCGGGCCGCTGACCGTCGCGACGCTGGGTGTACGGCGCCTGCGCGCGCTGCTTTGGCCGCTGCTCGCCGTCGCGGGCGTGCTGCTGCTCGCGCATGACCGTTCGGGTTGGATCGGCGAGCCCGTCGGCATGCTGCTCGCGGTGGGCGCCGCGTGCGGCTGGGGCAGCTATATCGTGCTGATGAAAAAAACGGGCGCGCTGTTCGACGGGTTGGAAGGTCTCTCGGTGTCGCTGATCGCGGCAGCCCTCGTTGCGACGCCGTTCGGCCTCGTCGAGCACGGCCTGCACATCGCGCCGATGCAGTTCGCCGCCACGGCGGGCCTCGCTGTGCTCGTGCCGCTGCTGCCGTACGCGCTTGAAATGATCGCGCTGCGTCACATGCCCGCTGCGTCGTTCGGGATTCTGATGAGTGTCGAGCCTGCCATCGGCGCGGCGGCGGGCTTTATCGTGCTGCATCAGCCGATGACGGCGCTGCAACTGGCAGGCACGTTGTTCGTCGTGAGCGCGAGCGTTGGTGTGATCGTCACGTCGAAGTGA
- a CDS encoding YybH family protein → MTDDERAIRQLIDDWLAASKAGDTATVLSLMTDDAIFMVPGQKPFGKAAFMAASEGQKNVDIDGKSEILELQVLGDWAFLRSQLEVTITVRDGSAPPVRHAGNTLTILRKEIDGRWLLARDANLLVVEG, encoded by the coding sequence ATGACCGACGACGAACGCGCCATTCGCCAACTGATCGATGACTGGCTCGCCGCAAGCAAGGCGGGCGACACGGCGACCGTGCTGAGCCTGATGACCGACGACGCGATTTTCATGGTGCCTGGGCAGAAGCCGTTCGGCAAAGCTGCGTTTATGGCAGCGTCCGAAGGGCAGAAGAATGTCGATATCGACGGGAAGAGTGAGATTCTGGAGCTTCAGGTGCTGGGGGATTGGGCGTTCCTGCGGTCGCAGCTCGAAGTGACTATCACGGTGAGGGATGGCTCCGCGCCGCCAGTGCGTCATGCTGGGAATACACTTACGATTCTGCGCAAGGAGATTGATGGACGATGGTTGCTGGCGAGGGATGCGAATTTGCTTGTGGTGGAGGGGTGA